From the Tateyamaria omphalii genome, one window contains:
- a CDS encoding LysR substrate-binding domain-containing protein, whose amino-acid sequence MPTLQQLRYLVAVADAAHFRRAAEACHVTQPTLSAQLKELESKLGSVLIERSRGGVVVTPLGEQIIQHARTALREVEEIRTLSALQSGSLNSTIKVGVVQSLGSYLLPILVPDLHKSHPQLKLYVREGLPKHLLEALGSGALDLLLFPLPTREAEFETRSLFREPLSVVMPFDHPFAREETIAPSMLKGETIMALERGHRLYDKVERICEQHGAVLSSEYEGTSLDTLRQMVAMGMGLTLLPALYVRSEVTSQELVLARPFRGTPPSRTIGMVWRRSTAREAEYQDLGDEISEILARRAREVIVLG is encoded by the coding sequence GTGCCAACACTTCAGCAACTGCGTTATCTGGTGGCCGTGGCCGATGCGGCGCATTTCAGGCGCGCGGCAGAGGCCTGCCACGTCACACAACCGACCCTGAGCGCGCAACTCAAGGAGTTGGAAAGCAAGCTGGGGTCTGTGTTGATCGAGCGCAGCCGCGGCGGGGTTGTCGTGACCCCCCTAGGTGAGCAGATCATCCAGCATGCCCGCACTGCGCTGCGCGAGGTTGAGGAAATCCGCACCCTTTCCGCTCTTCAAAGTGGGAGTTTGAACAGTACGATCAAAGTTGGTGTGGTCCAGTCCCTTGGGTCATACCTGTTGCCAATCCTGGTGCCGGATTTGCACAAGAGCCATCCGCAACTGAAGCTGTATGTGCGTGAGGGGTTGCCGAAGCATTTGCTTGAGGCCCTGGGGTCAGGGGCGCTCGACTTGCTGCTGTTTCCGCTGCCGACGCGCGAGGCGGAGTTTGAAACGCGGTCGCTGTTTCGCGAGCCCCTGTCCGTGGTGATGCCTTTTGACCACCCTTTTGCCCGCGAGGAGACCATTGCGCCCAGCATGTTGAAGGGTGAGACCATCATGGCGCTTGAGCGGGGCCATCGCCTGTATGACAAGGTCGAACGCATCTGCGAACAACACGGTGCGGTACTGTCCAGCGAGTATGAAGGCACGTCGCTGGACACGCTGCGCCAGATGGTTGCCATGGGAATGGGCCTGACGCTGTTGCCCGCCCTTTATGTCCGGTCGGAGGTCACGAGCCAGGAGCTGGTGCTGGCCCGTCCGTTTCGCGGCACGCCCCCGTCGCGCACCATTGGCATGGTCTGGCGCCGCAGCACGGCGCGCGAGGCAGAGTATCAGGATCTGGGCGACGAAATCAGCGAAATCCTCGCCCGTCGTGCGCGCGAGGTGATTGTCTTGGGCTAG
- a CDS encoding ABC-F family ATP-binding cassette domain-containing protein has translation MSSIICASLGWNAPDNSPLFTELNLTFGPGRTGLVGRNGTGKSTLLRLIAGELAPSSGTITRPPAVGFLRQTPEHRPEDTLADLFEVRDDLAILNRADQGTATADDLANADWTLVARLETALTSSGLDLPINTPLGALSGGQRTRAGLAALMFQHPDVLLLDEPTNHLDRAGRTYVIDALRAWTGCAIIASHDRTLLAGMDAIVELTTLGARTYGGNYTAYREMKSAELASAQQDLARATRSVTETEARARRAAERKVRTDRQGRQLRASGSQSKLVLDAAKERSEGSGSAAARLRNRQVEDAETALETARKSVEVLEPMVMDIPASGLAKGRDVLQVDRLTFGYASDAPILRYISLTLRGPERIAIVGPNGSGKSTLLACIHGDLPVVSGSVRLHVPAALLDQDMSLLDPNETVRDALARLDPKASENDRRAVLARFLFRGEDALQQVGTLSGGQRLRAGLACTLGHSQPPQLLLLDEPNNHLDIEAVETLEAALRVFDGAILIVSHDDMFLDQIGVQRRLSL, from the coding sequence ATGTCATCCATCATTTGTGCCAGCCTCGGCTGGAACGCGCCCGACAACAGCCCCCTTTTCACCGAACTCAACCTGACATTCGGACCGGGACGCACCGGCCTTGTCGGACGCAACGGCACGGGAAAGTCCACGCTTCTGCGTCTGATCGCAGGCGAACTTGCCCCCTCTTCGGGAACCATCACGCGGCCGCCAGCCGTCGGATTTCTGCGCCAGACCCCCGAACACCGCCCAGAGGACACATTGGCAGATCTGTTCGAGGTCCGAGACGATCTGGCCATTCTCAACCGCGCGGACCAAGGCACAGCCACCGCAGACGATCTTGCCAACGCGGACTGGACGCTTGTGGCGCGGCTGGAAACGGCCCTCACCTCAAGCGGTCTCGACCTGCCGATCAATACACCCCTCGGCGCACTGTCCGGGGGACAGCGCACACGCGCGGGTCTTGCCGCACTCATGTTTCAACACCCCGATGTCTTGCTGCTGGACGAGCCGACAAACCACTTGGATCGGGCCGGGCGCACGTATGTCATCGACGCATTGCGCGCATGGACCGGCTGCGCCATCATCGCCAGCCACGACCGCACATTGCTGGCCGGGATGGATGCCATTGTCGAATTGACCACACTCGGCGCGCGCACCTATGGCGGGAACTACACCGCCTACCGCGAGATGAAATCTGCAGAACTGGCATCAGCGCAACAGGACCTTGCCCGCGCCACCCGCTCCGTAACCGAAACAGAGGCGCGCGCCCGCCGCGCCGCCGAACGCAAGGTGCGCACAGACCGGCAAGGACGACAGTTGCGGGCGTCCGGCAGCCAGTCAAAACTCGTGCTAGATGCCGCCAAGGAGCGCAGCGAAGGGTCAGGCAGCGCGGCAGCCCGTCTACGCAATCGCCAGGTGGAAGACGCGGAAACGGCGCTGGAAACCGCCCGCAAGTCGGTGGAGGTTCTCGAACCCATGGTCATGGACATTCCAGCATCCGGCCTCGCCAAGGGGCGCGATGTGCTGCAAGTCGACAGGCTGACATTCGGCTACGCATCTGATGCCCCTATACTGCGCTACATCTCCCTCACGCTCCGAGGGCCAGAACGCATCGCGATTGTCGGACCGAACGGGTCCGGCAAATCCACGCTGCTGGCCTGCATCCACGGCGACCTTCCCGTTGTGTCCGGGTCGGTTCGGCTGCACGTCCCCGCTGCGCTTCTGGATCAGGACATGAGCCTGCTCGACCCGAACGAAACCGTGCGCGACGCCCTCGCCCGCCTCGATCCAAAAGCCAGCGAAAACGACCGGCGCGCGGTGCTCGCCCGCTTTCTGTTCCGGGGCGAGGATGCCTTGCAGCAGGTCGGCACGCTCAGCGGCGGACAACGCCTGCGCGCAGGTCTGGCCTGCACCCTCGGCCACAGCCAACCGCCCCAGCTCCTTCTTCTGGACGAACCCAACAACCACCTGGACATCGAAGCGGTCGAGACGCTCGAGGCTGCGTTGCGCGTCTTTGACGGCGCCATTCTGATCGTCAGCCACGATGACATGTTCCTTGATCAGATCGGCGTTCAGCGGCGGCTTTCGCTTTGA
- a CDS encoding TAXI family TRAP transporter solute-binding subunit — MNITRTFKAVQVAAVASTIGLAATTLSAQDRSDWPDSFSVGTASQGGTYFVYGAGWANMVADALGIPGGTEVTGGPVQNAALVQTGDLDMAMVTMGPAFDAMNGNSALAPGLQHDQIRAIFPMYKTGFHAVTLTSSGITSFADIPDGAVVGVGPAGGTPGTYWPRILEDMGKNVEFRNGGAADLAGQLQDGLIDVYTWAGGLPYPAFSQLDAQTDVTYFGFTPEEQAAVIDAQPVAEFTIPAGTYPSLEEDQLSVSMWNFAIAHADLPDSFVYEVVDTVMGNNPKMLEIHKAAVETLPENFDKNTFLPWHPGAAQWFRDNGFDIPAELAD; from the coding sequence ATGAACATCACCCGCACATTCAAGGCCGTTCAGGTCGCGGCAGTGGCCAGCACAATTGGGCTCGCCGCAACGACACTCAGCGCGCAGGACCGCAGCGACTGGCCCGACAGCTTCTCGGTCGGCACGGCAAGCCAGGGCGGCACCTATTTCGTCTACGGCGCCGGCTGGGCCAACATGGTCGCGGACGCGCTCGGCATTCCCGGCGGCACCGAAGTGACCGGCGGCCCCGTACAGAACGCAGCGCTGGTGCAGACCGGCGATCTGGATATGGCGATGGTCACAATGGGCCCAGCCTTTGACGCAATGAACGGCAACAGCGCGCTGGCGCCAGGCCTGCAGCACGACCAGATCCGCGCGATCTTCCCCATGTACAAGACGGGCTTTCACGCCGTCACGCTGACCAGCTCCGGCATCACCAGCTTTGCCGACATCCCCGACGGCGCCGTCGTGGGCGTTGGCCCTGCAGGCGGCACACCCGGCACCTACTGGCCGCGCATCCTCGAAGACATGGGCAAAAACGTCGAGTTCCGGAACGGCGGCGCCGCCGACCTTGCCGGCCAGCTGCAGGACGGGCTGATCGACGTCTACACCTGGGCGGGCGGCCTGCCCTACCCTGCCTTCAGCCAGCTCGATGCACAGACCGACGTGACCTATTTCGGCTTCACGCCCGAGGAACAGGCGGCGGTTATCGACGCGCAACCCGTGGCCGAATTCACGATTCCTGCGGGCACCTACCCGTCGCTGGAAGAGGATCAGCTTTCGGTGTCGATGTGGAACTTCGCCATCGCGCATGCTGATCTGCCCGACAGCTTTGTCTATGAAGTCGTCGACACGGTCATGGGCAACAATCCAAAGATGCTGGAAATCCACAAGGCTGCGGTCGAAACCCTGCCCGAGAACTTCGACAAGAACACTTTCCTGCCCTGGCACCCGGGCGCGGCACAGTGGTTCCGCGATAACGGTTTCGACATCCCGGCAGAACTTGCTGACTAA
- a CDS encoding pseudoazurin → MLTRRSFTVSLAALAGSYATAKTAAPGAEGAKHTVLMLNADCNDRNILNVFDPAILHVDQGDSVTFLATDPSHNSASKRGMIPNGAAPWNGGIDEEITVTLKVPGIYGYLCLPHYELGMVGLIVVARDLSNLAQVKKVRHPGRARTNFRTLLNALQA, encoded by the coding sequence ATGCTTACGCGTCGTAGTTTCACCGTCTCACTCGCCGCGCTTGCCGGCAGCTATGCCACTGCAAAAACGGCGGCTCCAGGCGCCGAGGGGGCCAAGCACACGGTCCTCATGCTGAATGCCGACTGCAATGACCGCAATATCCTCAACGTGTTCGACCCGGCGATCCTGCATGTGGATCAGGGAGACAGTGTCACTTTCCTGGCCACGGACCCCAGCCACAACTCCGCGTCCAAGCGCGGTATGATCCCGAACGGGGCCGCGCCCTGGAACGGCGGCATAGACGAAGAAATCACCGTGACGCTCAAGGTTCCCGGCATTTATGGCTACCTCTGCCTGCCGCATTACGAACTGGGGATGGTCGGGCTGATTGTGGTCGCGCGCGACCTGTCAAACCTCGCGCAGGTGAAAAAGGTGCGCCACCCCGGCCGCGCACGCACCAATTTCCGCACGCTGCTGAACGCGCTTCAAGCGTAA
- a CDS encoding TRAP transporter permease: MTDTATRPTPLEQPETPVATDLLTRVGFLLCAVYAGWHLYVLNIAPLETWTFRIMHIAGALILGFGTSAAMSMRPASDGPNTPVSHIMGGVALLGTTIGLGSLIAAMMFHEPGTPAPPPWTLTAFGPALGAGTLLAMLTGWLYPARKGQLPLGDIALIVATLASCGFILFSLDTLSLRLRAGTPFADPNNGWAAFVIIIMIAELTRRLAGLALVIIALVFIAYAFAGPWMPGFLEHRGYDPKRFFTYVFTDNGVLGPTTAVSSTYIILFIIFAAFLQSSKVGDYFVNFSFAAAGRAKGGPAKVSVLASGLMGMINGTSAGNVVSTGSLTIPLMKKVGYRPQSAAAIEAAASTGGQIMPPIMGAGAFIMAEITGIPYTELVVAALIPAILYFASIYFMVDFEASRTGMRGMRADELPKLGELAKQAYLFLPIVILIGALFSGYSVIRAGTLAIASAAVVSWLTPYRMGPKQIYEALGNGGRMSLQIIIVCACAGLIVGVISLTGVGARFSSLLFDLAQQSTLLALSFAMMISVILGMGMPTTAAYAVAASVVAPGLIEIGITPLISHFFVFYFAVVSAITPPVALAAYAGAAIAGSEPMRTSITSFKVGLAAFIVPFMFFYSPGLLMEAPWYVSVQNLLTALIGVYMLAGAVQGWFMGAAGPLIRIILLVGAVCMISGDWRTDLLGIAIAGLLTLRGLRTSQSAV; this comes from the coding sequence ATGACGGACACAGCGACACGGCCCACACCGCTGGAACAGCCCGAAACGCCGGTCGCCACCGACCTGCTGACGCGCGTGGGCTTCCTGCTTTGCGCGGTCTATGCGGGCTGGCACCTTTACGTGCTGAACATCGCCCCGCTCGAGACATGGACCTTCCGCATCATGCACATCGCGGGCGCGCTGATCCTGGGCTTCGGCACCAGTGCGGCCATGTCCATGCGCCCCGCATCCGACGGACCCAACACCCCTGTTTCACACATCATGGGCGGCGTGGCCCTGCTGGGCACCACCATCGGCCTCGGCTCCCTCATCGCCGCGATGATGTTCCATGAACCGGGCACCCCTGCCCCGCCCCCATGGACGCTCACAGCCTTCGGACCTGCACTTGGCGCGGGCACCCTGCTCGCCATGCTCACCGGCTGGCTCTATCCTGCGCGCAAGGGGCAACTGCCGCTGGGCGACATCGCCCTGATCGTGGCGACACTGGCAAGCTGCGGCTTCATCCTGTTCAGCCTCGACACCCTGTCGTTGCGCCTGCGGGCGGGCACACCCTTTGCCGATCCCAACAACGGCTGGGCGGCCTTTGTCATCATCATCATGATCGCCGAACTCACCCGCCGCCTTGCGGGGCTGGCTCTCGTCATCATCGCACTTGTCTTCATCGCCTACGCCTTTGCGGGCCCATGGATGCCGGGCTTCCTCGAACACCGCGGCTACGACCCCAAACGCTTCTTCACCTATGTCTTCACCGACAATGGCGTGCTGGGGCCAACCACCGCCGTGTCGTCCACCTACATCATTCTGTTCATCATCTTCGCCGCCTTCCTGCAAAGCTCCAAGGTGGGCGACTACTTCGTCAACTTCTCCTTCGCCGCCGCCGGACGGGCCAAGGGCGGCCCGGCCAAGGTGTCGGTGCTGGCCTCGGGCCTCATGGGCATGATCAACGGCACCTCGGCAGGCAACGTTGTCTCCACCGGCTCACTCACGATCCCGCTGATGAAGAAAGTAGGCTACCGCCCCCAATCCGCCGCCGCAATCGAGGCGGCGGCATCGACGGGCGGACAGATCATGCCGCCCATCATGGGCGCGGGCGCCTTCATCATGGCGGAAATCACCGGCATCCCCTACACTGAACTGGTGGTCGCGGCGCTGATCCCCGCCATCCTCTATTTCGCCTCCATCTACTTCATGGTCGATTTCGAGGCGAGCCGGACCGGCATGCGCGGCATGCGCGCGGACGAGTTGCCCAAACTCGGCGAGCTGGCAAAACAAGCCTACCTTTTCCTGCCCATCGTCATCCTGATCGGCGCGCTCTTCAGCGGCTATTCGGTGATCCGCGCGGGCACACTCGCCATCGCCTCGGCCGCGGTGGTCAGTTGGCTCACGCCCTACCGCATGGGGCCAAAACAAATCTATGAGGCGCTCGGCAACGGCGGGCGCATGTCGCTGCAAATCATCATCGTCTGCGCCTGCGCGGGCCTGATCGTGGGGGTCATCTCTCTCACCGGCGTGGGCGCGCGGTTCTCAAGCCTGCTCTTCGACCTCGCACAGCAAAGCACACTTCTGGCGCTCAGCTTCGCCATGATGATCTCGGTCATCCTCGGCATGGGAATGCCCACAACCGCAGCCTACGCTGTGGCCGCCTCGGTCGTCGCCCCCGGCCTGATCGAAATCGGGATCACCCCGCTCATCTCGCATTTCTTCGTGTTCTACTTCGCCGTCGTGTCGGCCATCACCCCGCCCGTCGCCCTCGCCGCCTATGCGGGTGCCGCCATCGCCGGGTCCGAGCCGATGCGCACATCCATCACCAGCTTCAAAGTGGGCCTCGCCGCCTTCATCGTGCCCTTCATGTTCTTCTACAGCCCCGGCCTGCTGATGGAGGCGCCCTGGTACGTCAGTGTCCAAAACCTCCTCACCGCCCTCATCGGCGTTTACATGCTGGCGGGTGCGGTGCAGGGCTGGTTCATGGGCGCCGCAGGGCCGCTCATTCGCATTATCCTGCTGGTGGGCGCCGTCTGCATGATCTCGGGCGACTGGCGCACCGACCTTCTGGGCATCGCCATCGCCGGGCTCCTTACCTTGCGCGGGTTGCGGACCAGTCAAAGCGCGGTCTAG
- a CDS encoding universal stress protein produces MKRFKNILVVSNPEGVSDALVARAHWLAKANGARLTLLDVSETDQSDMARMLATLSGQRGREVGAELIAARKDQLEQVATGLRQDGADVTTMLAQGVGFIEVIRHVLTYDNDLVLKAADQTPTWNVLGGPDLHLLRKCPCPVWILNSKAEPKAKRIVAAVDPDPSDETRNALNHKVMQLATSLSVQDDAKLDVLNAWYLHEEHLLRSSRVHTPPEDVEALLLTTKQESHARLTALTDQYTAFADRMQIMHVKGVAADVIAQHTHEQHIDTLVMGTLGRTGLSGMFIGNTADTILSRVTCSVLAVKPEGFTSPVTIEELEKN; encoded by the coding sequence ATGAAGCGTTTCAAGAACATCCTCGTTGTCTCGAACCCCGAAGGCGTGTCCGACGCCCTCGTTGCGCGCGCGCACTGGCTGGCCAAGGCCAATGGCGCCCGTTTGACCCTGCTGGATGTGTCCGAAACCGATCAATCCGACATGGCGCGGATGCTGGCAACGCTGTCAGGGCAGCGGGGGCGCGAAGTCGGGGCTGAACTGATTGCGGCGCGCAAGGACCAATTGGAACAGGTGGCCACCGGTCTTCGGCAGGACGGCGCCGACGTGACCACCATGCTCGCCCAGGGTGTCGGCTTTATCGAAGTGATCCGACATGTGCTGACATATGACAACGACCTGGTGCTCAAAGCAGCCGACCAGACGCCGACATGGAATGTGCTGGGCGGGCCAGACCTGCACCTTCTGCGCAAATGCCCCTGCCCCGTCTGGATCCTCAACAGCAAGGCCGAGCCAAAGGCCAAGCGCATCGTGGCCGCCGTCGATCCCGACCCAAGCGATGAGACCCGGAACGCGCTCAACCACAAGGTCATGCAGCTGGCCACGTCCCTTTCGGTGCAGGACGACGCCAAGCTCGACGTGCTGAACGCCTGGTATCTCCACGAAGAGCACCTTTTGCGCTCAAGCCGCGTCCACACCCCGCCCGAGGATGTCGAAGCGCTCCTGCTCACCACCAAGCAGGAGAGCCACGCCCGGCTGACCGCTCTAACGGATCAATATACCGCGTTTGCCGACCGGATGCAGATCATGCACGTCAAGGGCGTCGCCGCCGACGTCATCGCGCAGCACACCCATGAACAGCACATCGACACGCTGGTCATGGGCACGCTTGGGCGCACCGGCCTGTCGGGCATGTTCATCGGCAACACCGCCGACACAATCCTCAGCCGCGTCACCTGCTCCGTCCTTGCCGTCAAGCCGGAAGGCTTTACCTCACCCGTGACGATTGAAGAACTGGAAAAGAATTGA
- a CDS encoding ABC transporter ATP-binding protein, with the protein MTLTTQNLNFSYDKRPVLRGAGFDALKPGELTALIGPNASGKSTLFRVIAGLLTPSAGTVTLAGTNLATLPTRTRLKRVCFMPQFFAANAALTVFDVVMMARKNLAGWRVTPEDMEAVGAALYTAGIGHLSEAYISELSGGQAQMVSVAQALIRQADVYLFDEPTSALDLHHQLDVLGRIRHTIATRKAIGIVALHDLNLAARFADHLILLRHGQVVAQGAPCTVLHNPEIAQTYGVDIHITTGPREDLVVHAYAS; encoded by the coding sequence GTGACACTCACGACGCAAAACCTCAACTTCTCTTATGACAAACGGCCCGTCCTGCGCGGCGCGGGGTTCGACGCCCTGAAGCCCGGCGAATTGACAGCACTCATTGGCCCGAACGCATCCGGTAAATCGACCCTGTTTCGGGTCATTGCGGGGCTTCTGACCCCATCGGCAGGCACGGTCACGCTTGCCGGAACAAACCTGGCCACGCTCCCAACACGCACGCGGCTCAAACGGGTGTGCTTCATGCCGCAGTTCTTTGCAGCCAACGCCGCCCTGACAGTCTTTGATGTGGTGATGATGGCCCGCAAGAACCTCGCAGGCTGGCGGGTCACGCCCGAAGACATGGAGGCCGTCGGCGCCGCACTCTATACCGCGGGCATCGGCCACCTGTCCGAGGCTTACATTTCAGAGCTCTCCGGCGGGCAGGCACAGATGGTGTCGGTCGCACAGGCCCTGATCCGGCAGGCTGACGTGTATCTCTTTGATGAGCCCACCTCCGCCCTCGACCTGCACCACCAGCTCGACGTACTGGGGCGCATCCGACACACCATCGCCACGCGCAAGGCCATCGGGATCGTCGCGCTGCACGACCTGAACCTCGCCGCGCGTTTTGCCGATCACCTGATCCTGCTGCGACACGGACAGGTGGTGGCCCAGGGCGCCCCCTGCACCGTTCTGCACAACCCTGAAATCGCGCAGACCTACGGTGTTGACATCCATATCACCACCGGCCCCAGGGAGGACCTCGTCGTTCATGCTTACGCGTCGTAG
- a CDS encoding putative monovalent cation/H+ antiporter subunit A produces MNDDTATATNPTGNGLVGLIPVGIALLLFGWFLSLAPAIAEGQSLRLVWDWVPSLNISLSFLVDGLSLTFALLISGIGALVLLYSNTYLAGHPQFTRFALFLTSFMLAMLGLVLADNLIGLFVFWELTTITSYLLIGFGHDTTKGRRSALQALFVTGAGALALLAGFILLGFSMGSFELSVILAQADTLKAHEMYLPILILILAGTFTKSAQFPFHFWLPNAMAAPTPVSAFLHSATMVKAGVYLMARLHPGMSGTDVWFWTLTIAGAFTAVFASILALRQTDLKQALAYTTLMALGTLTLFLGQTSGYAMTAFATFLVVHSLYKASLFLVVGCIDHATGTREADVLGGLGRVMPVTAFAAGLAALSMAGFPPFLGFIGKELKYAGILAIGSEPFIFAAALLTANALMFAVAGIVALRPFWQRTGIALPRKPHEAPWPMLAGPVILAVLGALFGVYPDLLQTSLVDPTVKSLLGSMEDAKELQLWAGVNMPLILSIATVALGAALYLGHKRLRPALGRLVDASPQFDNGWDTFLAGLKGFAAWQTRIIQPGILRRYIFATFATVLVAIGGTMIARQAMPALPDLSDVTFQNVALVVLISAGALLTAITSSRIAAMAALGVVGIGVAMIFIVFSAPDVAITQLLVETLVVVLVAVALLRLPVLDQNGRDRRPVDAILAGAIGLSVTLVLLAVLETPLDLRLTEYFEVTSWPEAFGRNIVNVILVDFRALDTFGEVAVVVIAALSAYALLRTTHPRKDP; encoded by the coding sequence TTGAACGACGACACGGCCACCGCGACCAACCCCACGGGAAACGGCCTTGTCGGCCTGATCCCTGTCGGGATCGCGCTCCTCCTTTTCGGCTGGTTCCTCAGCCTCGCCCCTGCCATCGCCGAGGGCCAAAGCCTGCGGCTGGTGTGGGACTGGGTGCCGTCGCTGAACATTTCGCTGTCGTTCCTTGTCGACGGGCTCAGCCTCACCTTCGCGCTCCTGATCTCGGGGATCGGGGCGCTGGTGCTGCTCTATTCCAACACGTACCTCGCCGGGCACCCGCAATTCACCCGCTTTGCGCTGTTTCTGACCAGCTTCATGCTGGCGATGCTGGGGCTGGTGCTGGCTGACAACCTCATCGGGCTGTTCGTGTTCTGGGAACTGACGACAATCACCTCCTACCTGCTGATCGGGTTCGGGCACGACACGACCAAAGGGCGGCGCTCGGCGCTCCAGGCCCTCTTTGTGACGGGCGCGGGCGCGCTGGCGCTGCTCGCGGGCTTCATCCTGCTGGGCTTTTCCATGGGCAGCTTCGAGCTGTCGGTGATCCTGGCCCAGGCCGACACGCTCAAGGCGCATGAAATGTACCTGCCCATCCTCATCCTGATCCTGGCGGGCACGTTCACCAAATCGGCGCAATTTCCGTTCCACTTCTGGCTGCCGAACGCGATGGCCGCGCCCACACCCGTCTCGGCCTTCCTGCACTCGGCCACGATGGTCAAGGCGGGGGTCTACCTGATGGCGCGCCTCCATCCGGGCATGTCGGGCACGGATGTGTGGTTCTGGACACTGACGATCGCCGGGGCGTTCACCGCCGTCTTCGCCAGCATCCTCGCCCTGCGGCAGACAGACCTGAAACAGGCGCTTGCCTACACCACGCTCATGGCACTCGGCACGCTCACGCTGTTTCTCGGTCAAACGTCGGGCTACGCCATGACGGCCTTTGCAACCTTCCTCGTGGTCCATTCGCTCTACAAGGCGTCCCTCTTCCTCGTGGTGGGCTGCATTGACCACGCCACCGGCACGCGCGAGGCGGACGTGCTGGGCGGGCTCGGGCGGGTCATGCCAGTCACAGCCTTCGCTGCCGGGCTCGCGGCGCTGTCCATGGCAGGCTTCCCGCCCTTCCTCGGCTTCATCGGCAAGGAACTGAAATACGCGGGTATCCTCGCCATCGGATCTGAACCGTTTATCTTCGCCGCCGCCCTGCTGACGGCCAACGCGTTGATGTTCGCGGTGGCTGGGATCGTTGCGCTGCGCCCTTTCTGGCAACGCACCGGCATCGCCCTGCCCCGCAAACCCCACGAAGCGCCGTGGCCCATGCTGGCAGGGCCCGTGATCCTCGCCGTCCTGGGCGCGCTTTTCGGCGTCTACCCGGACCTGTTGCAAACGTCCCTGGTCGACCCGACCGTCAAATCGCTGCTGGGGTCCATGGAAGACGCCAAGGAACTGCAACTCTGGGCAGGCGTGAACATGCCGCTGATCCTGTCCATCGCGACGGTGGCACTGGGGGCTGCCCTCTATCTCGGCCACAAACGCTTGCGCCCCGCACTCGGGCGGCTGGTGGACGCTTCCCCGCAATTCGACAACGGCTGGGACACGTTCCTCGCTGGGCTAAAGGGGTTCGCCGCCTGGCAAACCCGCATCATCCAGCCGGGCATCCTGCGGCGCTACATCTTTGCAACCTTCGCAACGGTGCTGGTGGCCATTGGCGGCACGATGATCGCGCGGCAGGCCATGCCTGCCCTGCCGGACCTGTCAGACGTCACATTCCAGAATGTCGCCCTCGTGGTGCTGATCAGCGCAGGCGCGCTGCTGACGGCAATCACAAGCTCGCGCATAGCTGCGATGGCGGCACTCGGGGTGGTGGGCATTGGCGTCGCCATGATCTTTATCGTATTCAGCGCCCCAGACGTCGCAATCACCCAACTGCTGGTGGAAACGCTTGTGGTTGTCCTCGTGGCCGTCGCCCTCCTGCGTCTGCCGGTGCTCGACCAGAACGGGCGCGACAGGCGCCCCGTCGATGCCATCCTGGCCGGGGCCATCGGCCTATCGGTGACCCTTGTCCTTCTGGCGGTGCTTGAAACCCCGCTCGACCTGCGCCTGACGGAATATTTCGAGGTCACAAGCTGGCCCGAAGCCTTTGGCCGCAACATCGTCAACGTCATCCTCGTGGACTTCCGCGCACTCGACACCTTCGGCGAGGTCGCAGTGGTGGTCATCGCAGCCCTGTCAGCCTATGCGCTTCTGCGCACCACACACCCAAGGAAAGATCCATGA